From the genome of Drosophila melanogaster chromosome 2L, one region includes:
- the CG8840 gene encoding uncharacterized protein, with protein sequence MASMELTLKSDYSADSVIDDIISKSLASQAVPRTHKRSTRVSFRSLAKVIMTLIGNLKKASSFHEVKDIDYWRNLAESRLEVNNRYGRFIEAQQRRIYTLETRLHNLVNLARETQKMLAEIGAEKRACEELGHGEHAD encoded by the coding sequence ATGGCTTCCATGGAGCTGACCCTGAAATCGGACTATTCCGCCGATTCTGTTATCGATGACATTATATCCAAGTCGCTGGCATCCCAGGCAGTTCCAAGGACACACAAGAGATCAACTCGCGTCTCCTTTCGATCCCTGGCCAAAGTTATAATGACTCTGATCGGAAACCTCAAGAAGGCATCATCATTTCATGAGGTGAAGGACATAGACTACTGGCGTAATCTGGCCGAGTCCCGTTTGGAGGTCAACAATCGCTATGGGAGGTTTATCGAAGCCCAGCAAAGGCGAATCTATACCCTGGAGACCAGGCTCCACAACCTGGTCAATTTGGCCCGCGAGACCCAGAAAATGCTGGCCGAGATTGGGGCCGAGAAGCGGGCCTGCGAGGAACTTGGCCATGGCGAGCACGCCGACTAG
- the CG31952 gene encoding uncharacterized protein, isoform A, giving the protein MDEGKKKAAEAAAAAKEAAASAAQAAKTKAAGAAGSAKEAAGAAASAAKDKAGAAAASAKEKAAGAAVAVQQSASSAAIAAREKAANAAEFTKEKATAAAAAATEAATSAASTVREKAAAAAVAVRAKASATAIAVRDSVTAVAVAAQGAAAAAKDKVATAAASAAAAAKSKVTRQSQDEV; this is encoded by the coding sequence ATGGATGAGGGCAAGAAaaaagcagcagaagcagccgCAGCTGCCAAAGAAGCTGCAGCCTCAGCTGCTCAGGCGGCCAAGACGAAggcggcaggagcagcaggatcagCCAAGGAagcggcaggagcagcagccagTGCGGCCAAGGATAaggcaggagcagcagcagcatcagccaAAGAAAAGgccgcaggagcagcagtggcagtgcAGCAGAGCGCATCAAGTGCTGCCATTGCAGCCAGGGAAAAGGCTGCCAATGCAGCCGAATTCACCAAAGAAAAGGCgacagccgcagcagctgccgcTACGGAAGCTGCAACATCGGCGGCATCGACAGTCAGGGAAaaagccgcagcagcagcagttgctgtCAGGGCCAAggcatcagcaacagcaattgctGTCAGGGATTCGGTGACTGCAGTAGCAGTTGCAGCACaaggcgcagcagcagcagctaagGACAAAGTCGCCACTGCAGCTGCAAgtgcggcagcagcagcaaagtcGAAAGTCACAAGGCAGAGCCAGGATGAAGTCTAG
- the Pgant2 gene encoding polypeptide N-Acetylgalactosaminyltransferase 2, isoform A, producing MRRNIKLIVFVSIIWMFVMVYYFQSSTEKVENRALRLREVATAMQQYQDDSSSAAAASTARQWAPAGGGAGPGAAAGAAGSGADDPGGNVILIGSVKDFERNAVHGLKLNGIVALEETSQGLSGGTGGPGGRLPVAPSGRGTEVEYFNEAGYIRAGALRNGEDPYIRNRFNQEASDALPSNRDIPDTRNPMCRTKKYREDLPETSVIITFHNEARSTLLRTIVSVLNRSPEHLIREIVLVDDYSDHPEDGLELAKIDKVRVIRNDKREGLVRSRVKGADAAVSSVLTFLDSHVECNEMWLEPLLERVREDPTRVVCPVIDVISMDNFQYIGASADLRGGFDWNLIFKWEYLSPSERAMRHNDPTTAIRTPMIAGGLFVIDKAYFNKLGKYDMKMDVWGGENLEISFRVWQCGGSLEIIPCSRVGHVFRKRHPYTFPGGSGNVFARNTRRAAEVWMDDYKQHYYNAVPLAKNIPFGNIDDRLALKEKLHCKPFKWYLENVYPDLQAPDPQEVGQFRQDSTECLDTMGHLIDGTVGIFPCHNTGGNQEWAFTKRGEIKHDDLCLTLVTFARGSQVVLKACDDSENQRWIMREGGLVRHYKINVCLDSRDQSQQGVSAQHCNSALGTQRWSFGKYA from the exons GTGGAAAATCGAGCGCTGCGGCTACGTGAGGTGGCCACCGCCATGCAGCAGTACCAGGACGACTCCTCCTCGGCGGCCGCCGCCTCCACCGCCCGCCAGTGGGCGCCAGCTGGCGGAGGAGCGGGTCCGGGAGCGGCGGCGGGAGCAGCTGGCAGCGGAGCCGACGATCCCGGCGGCAATGTCATCCTAATCGGCTCCGTTAAGGACTTCGAGCGCAATGCGGTCCACGGCCTCAAATTGAATGGGATTGTGGCTCTGGAGGAGACATCGCAG GGTCTCAGTGGCGGAACAGGTGGACCTGGTGGTCGCTTGCCAGTGGCGCCAAGTGGTCGTGGCACCGAGGTTGAGTACTTCAATGAGGCGGGCTACATTCGGGCGGGTGCTCTACGCAATGGCGAAGATCCCTATATTAGGAATCGCTTCAATCAGGAGGCCAGCGATGCTCTGCCCAGCAATCGGGATATACCCGACACCAGAAATCCCAT GTGTCGTACCAAGAAGTACCGCGAAGATCTACCGGAGACGAGTGTCATCATTACCTTCCACAACGAGGCGAGGTCCACTTTGCTGCGAACCATCGTGAGTGTCCTTAACCGAAGTCCCGAGCATTTGATACGCGAAATCGTCCTGGTAGATGACTACAGTGATCATC CTGAGGATGGTCTGGAGCTGGCGAAGATTGACAAGGTGCGAGTGATTCGCAACGACAAGCGCGAGGGTTTGGTGAGGTCCAGGGTTAAGGGTGCGGATGCAGCTGTGAGTAGTGTTCTTACCTTCCTGGACAGCCATGTGGAGTGCAACGAGATGTGGCTGGAGCCTCTTCTGGAACGCGTTCGCGAGGATCCCACCCGCGTCGTGTGCCCCGTGATCGATGTGATTAGCATGGACAACTTCCAGTATATCGGCGCCTCGGCCGATTTGCGCGGCGGCTTTGACTGGAACCTGATTTTCAAGTGGGAGTATCTTAGTCCCTCGGAGCGGGCGATGCGCCACAATGACCCCACCACGGCCATCCGTACTCCGATGATCGCCGGTGGGCTGTTCGTCATCGATAAGGCGTACTTCAACAAACTGGGCAAGTACGACATGAAAATGGATGTGTGGGGCGGCGAGAATCTGGAGATCTCGTTCCGCGTGTGGCAGTGTGGCGGCAGCCTGGAAATCATACCCTGCAGCCGTGTGGGTCACGTTTTCCGCAAAAGGCATCCGTACACCTTCCCCGGCGGAAGCGGCAACGTCTTCGCACGGAACACACGACGTGCGGCGGAGGTCTGGATGGATGACTACAAGCAGCATTACTACAACGCTGTGCCACTCGCCAAGAACATTCCCTTCGGCAA CATTGATGACCGTCTGGCTTTGAAGGAGAAATTGCATTGCAAGCCGTTCAAATGGTATCTGGAGAATGTCTATCCCGACCTGCAGGCACCCGACCCACAGGAGGTTGGCCAATTCCGACAGGATAGCACCGAGTGCTTGGACACAATGGGCCACTTAATCGACGGCACTGTGG GAATTTTCCCATGCCACAACACCGGCGGCAATCAGGAGTGGGCCTTCACGAAGCGCGGCGAGATCAAGCACGACGACCTCTGCCTGACCCTGGTCACCTTCGCCCGGGGGTCACAGGTGGTCCTGAAGGCGTGCGACGACTCGGAGAACCAGCGGTGGATCATGCGCGAGGGCGGACTGGTGCGGCACTACAAGATCAACGTGTGCCTGGACTCCAGGGATCAGTCGCAGCAGGGCGTGAGTGCGCAGCACTGCAACTCGGCACTGGGAACGCAGAGATGGTCCTTCGGGAAGTATGCGTGA